Genomic window (Pradoshia sp. D12):
TATTAAAAAAGAGGCTAATTTGACTGCATTGCCTATTCATAATCTATCTATCCTGACTCAGGATGATATTGATTCAGAACGCGATTATTTTTCAATCGCGAAGGATAATTTAGACTCACTGCAAAAAGCTTTAAATGATTAATCACGTAAAAGCCCGAATTCTTTTGGATTCGGGCTTTTTTCTTCCTGTATTTACTTTACATATAAGAGGTGAAAAGAAGCATTCTAACAAAAGAAAGGAGAGATTTTTATGCCAAATGGTGTTAAATGCTCTGTGAATTCCTGCCACTTTTGGAAACAAGGGAATAAATGTGCAGCAGAAAAAATTCAAGTAAATATGTATTCAGAGGAACGTGCTTATAAAAGTGGCGATACTGGATGCAAAACCTTTCGCCCAGCTGACTTTTTATAAACGAAAGGCTGTCATAAATGGATATCAATCACATACTCCGAAATTTTAACGAGGATTTACAAAATTCCAATTCCTTAACATTTCCTATATGCGTGGACTCTTTTACGAATTATTGGAGTACCGAATTCGGATCCCTTGATGAATTACCGAAGGAAGTAGACCAGCTTATAGCTAAACGGGGATTGGAATTAGGTTTACTGGAAGAAGAAATAAATCAATAAAGAAAAGCGCCCTGTGACCCAGGCGCTTTTCCCTTAGTAACTTTTCTTTACTAATTCGACAACTTCTTTTTCTGCCACATTTGTTATTGCGGTTATAACTGATAATGGGAGTCCGCGACGCAACAAGATCTCAGCAATCAAGTATTGTTTTTTCGAACGAGCCATTTCTTCCCCGCCTTCTTATGTCTTTTTTTCCATTATACAGGATTTGATAGCCGAATTGAATAAGTCCAACACCCAATATTCAGAATTAACTAAAAAAATTAATTAACTCTCTTCTCACTATTTTGTTTGAAGCATTACGGGGTAACTCCTTACCCATCACTACTTTTTTAGGAATTTTATATCGCGCCAGCCTAGATTCACAAAATTCGATGATCTCTGTCTGTTGTAAATGGCTCGCTGGATGGGGGACTATTACGGCTGCTGGAACGGCTCCCCATTCATCATCGCTAAGACCAATGACTCCCGCTTCTTTTACGAAAGGATGCTCCATCAAAACGGATTCTATTTCAGCCGGATAAATGTTTTCTCCACCAGAAATAATTAAATCAGAGCGTCTATCAATGACAAACAAATACCCTTCCTCGTCGATATAACCGATATCACCTGTATAAAACCAGCCATCCTGGAAAGATTCCGGTGCCCTTCCATGAAGATACCCCGGAGTTACATTTGGGCCTTTTACTGCAATCTCTCCCGGTACACCAACTGCAGCAATCCTTCCATCCACAATAATTTTTATCTCACATGGCAATAATGGCTTACCGGCAGAGCCCAGTTTTCGCGTTGCATCTTCAGGAGCCAGCGTGACGATTTGAGAGCATGTTTCTGTCATACCATATGTTTGAAAGACAGGTGTGTTTTTATCCGTAGCCTTTTTCAACAACGCCATAGGTGCTGAGCCGCCCCCTAACAGCATACAGCGAAATTCCTCAGGGTATGTCCTTTCTCCTAAATCTTCAAGCATTCTTGTCAAAGTATTCGTCACAACCGAGCAAATCGTAATCTTCTCTTTCCAAATAGCTTCATTTGCTTGTACAGGGTCGAATCCTCTTTGCAAAACAGTCTCTATCCCATAAATGACTGATCTTAAAAGGATAGATAAACCACTTATATGGAATAGCGGCATAAAGCAAAGCCATTTATCATCATCGCGCAACCCTAAATTTAGAGCAGACCCAATCGCACTCCAATAATGGTTTCCCATCGTTTGCTGAACGGCCTTAGGCTTACCAGTCGTACCTGATGTGTACATAATAGTTGCCGTTTGATTAAACGATAAGTTCTTCTTTTCTTCAAATGACTTTGCCTTAGCCTTCTCTAATTGTTCCAGCCTTAGCACGGAAATATCCAGTAACATTTCGTTTTCTGATATGAGAAAATCAGCCTGAGCATCTTCTAATTGCCACTCTTTTTCCCGATCTGTTAAACGAGTATTCAATAGGACAATTTTGGCGCCAATCAGGAGAAGAGCATGTATCGTAAAGACCATCTCCGGCCGATTCTTCATGTTAATTCCAATTACATGACCTTCCGCAACACCCAACTCCGTCAATTTTTGAGCGTATAAATGGGCCATTTCATATAACTCTCTAAACGTCCACTTCTCTCCCTCAAATGAAAGAGCCGTACGCTCCGGAGTCACATACGCCCGTTGAATCAAAAACTGCGGAACAACCGTATCATGCATCAACATCTTTTCAACCTTCCCTCTGAACTCCTTCATGATCTCTCTGACCATCAAAGCGTTTTTAAGTACAAATACAAATTAACCTCTATCACTCTAACTGATACTTACATGTACATAAAAACAGCCTGACGGTAGGCGTCAAGCTGTTTTTCGTTCTCCATTAAGGGAATCGTGGGAATTGGTCAAAGTCTGGATTGCGCTTTTCTTTAAAAGCATCGCGGCCTTCTTTGGCTTCATCTGTTGTATAATAAAGCAATGTTGCATCGCCTGCCAACTGCTGAAGTCCAGCCAGTCCATCGGTATCCGCATTGAAAGCTGCTTTTAGGAAACGAAGGGCAGTTGGGCTCTTTTCAAGCATTTCCTCGCACCATTGCACCGTTTCTTTTTCAAGTTGCTCCAATGGAACTACTTTGTTTACCAAGCCCATATCAAGTGCTTCCTGCGCATCATATTGACGGCACAAGAACCAAATTTCTTTTGCTTTCTTATGGCCTACGATTCGAGCTAAATATCCTGCACCATAACCTGCATCAAAGCTTCCAACCTTAGGACCGGTTTGGCCAAAACGTGCATTTTCAGCAGCAATTGTTAAATCACATACAACATGCAGTACGTGACCTCCGCCAATAGCATAGCCTGCTACCATTGCCACAACAGGTTTTGGAATAACACGGATCAAGCGTTGAAGATCAAGAACATTCAGACGAGGAATTTCGTCTTCACCCACATATCCGCCATGACCGCGAACCTTTTGGTCACCGCCAGAACAGAATGCCATGTCACCTGCGCCTGTTAAAATAATAGCACCTATTTCTTTATCATCCCTGGCACGGGAAAAAGCATCAATCAATTCCATTACTGTTTTTGGACGAAATGCATTGCGTACCTCTGGACGGTTGATGGTAATTTTAGCAATACCGTTATATCTTTCATATAAAATATCTTCATATGTACGAATGGTTACCCAATCAAAAGCCATTTCTAATTCCTCCCTCTAATAAACTCACTTACTATTCTACCAAATATTTTGGGTTCTTCCACGTGTATTGCATGGCCAGTGTCATTTATTGTTTCAAATTGGCATCTATTAAGGCAATTCTGCATTTTTAAGGCCAATTGAACGAACTTTTTATCCAATGCTCCCGCGAGCAATAAAACGGGAAAATCCACCTCCTTTAATTCACTCCAAAATGAGGGCTGTGAGCCTGTACCCATTCCCATTAAACTATTTTGCAAGCCAATACTGGTATGGGATACTCTCTCCTGCCTAATTTCTGCTTTCTTGCCATTCGACAGTCTTTCTTGTGAAGCAAATAACGGAATCTTCTCCCAATCATCTACAAAACTATCTATCCCATATTCTCTGATACGTTCTGCCAATTGTGCATCACTATGTGCCCTCGACAGTCGTTCGCCTTCATGTTCCAGGCCTGGTGATGAGCTTTCTAAAATGAGAGTCCGAACAAATTCAGGATATAAAACAGCAAACCCCAATGCCAGTCTCCCTCCCATCGAATAACCAAGAATATGTGCACTTTGGATATTTAAAGCGATTAAAATGTCCTTAATATCTTTAGCAGCCTTTTGCATTTCATATCTATCAGGATCAATAGGCGCTTCTGTCAGACCATGCCCTAATAGATCCAGACTGATAAACTGAAAACAATGTTTGTAATCCTGAATAAATGTATTCCACGTATTCATGGAACCCGTAAATCCATGCAAAAGAAGTACAGGCTGTCCTACTCCTTGCAATTGCACGTGATACTTTACTCCATTAATGGATAACATGAGTTTATTCGCCATCATTCATCATTCTTATTTCCCGGGAAACATGCTGAACGACTTCCCTGTATCTTTTCACATCATAGGAACGACTTGT
Coding sequences:
- a CDS encoding DUF1540 domain-containing protein — translated: MPNGVKCSVNSCHFWKQGNKCAAEKIQVNMYSEERAYKSGDTGCKTFRPADFL
- a CDS encoding o-succinylbenzoate--CoA ligase; translated protein: MKEFRGKVEKMLMHDTVVPQFLIQRAYVTPERTALSFEGEKWTFRELYEMAHLYAQKLTELGVAEGHVIGINMKNRPEMVFTIHALLLIGAKIVLLNTRLTDREKEWQLEDAQADFLISENEMLLDISVLRLEQLEKAKAKSFEEKKNLSFNQTATIMYTSGTTGKPKAVQQTMGNHYWSAIGSALNLGLRDDDKWLCFMPLFHISGLSILLRSVIYGIETVLQRGFDPVQANEAIWKEKITICSVVTNTLTRMLEDLGERTYPEEFRCMLLGGGSAPMALLKKATDKNTPVFQTYGMTETCSQIVTLAPEDATRKLGSAGKPLLPCEIKIIVDGRIAAVGVPGEIAVKGPNVTPGYLHGRAPESFQDGWFYTGDIGYIDEEGYLFVIDRRSDLIISGGENIYPAEIESVLMEHPFVKEAGVIGLSDDEWGAVPAAVIVPHPASHLQQTEIIEFCESRLARYKIPKKVVMGKELPRNASNKIVRRELINFFS
- the menH gene encoding 2-succinyl-6-hydroxy-2,4-cyclohexadiene-1-carboxylate synthase, coding for MMANKLMLSINGVKYHVQLQGVGQPVLLLHGFTGSMNTWNTFIQDYKHCFQFISLDLLGHGLTEAPIDPDRYEMQKAAKDIKDILIALNIQSAHILGYSMGGRLALGFAVLYPEFVRTLILESSSPGLEHEGERLSRAHSDAQLAERIREYGIDSFVDDWEKIPLFASQERLSNGKKAEIRQERVSHTSIGLQNSLMGMGTGSQPSFWSELKEVDFPVLLLAGALDKKFVQLALKMQNCLNRCQFETINDTGHAIHVEEPKIFGRIVSEFIRGRN
- the menB gene encoding 1,4-dihydroxy-2-naphthoyl-CoA synthase, translated to MAFDWVTIRTYEDILYERYNGIAKITINRPEVRNAFRPKTVMELIDAFSRARDDKEIGAIILTGAGDMAFCSGGDQKVRGHGGYVGEDEIPRLNVLDLQRLIRVIPKPVVAMVAGYAIGGGHVLHVVCDLTIAAENARFGQTGPKVGSFDAGYGAGYLARIVGHKKAKEIWFLCRQYDAQEALDMGLVNKVVPLEQLEKETVQWCEEMLEKSPTALRFLKAAFNADTDGLAGLQQLAGDATLLYYTTDEAKEGRDAFKEKRNPDFDQFPRFP